Below is a window of Candidatus Zixiibacteriota bacterium DNA.
CGGACACTTGCCGGTGATAGTGAAACGCAGCGCCCACCATCCAGGCCTCCAGTCCCAGATAGACCAGAGCCTTGATATGACGTTTGTTGCCCTGTTGTCCCCAGCCGGGAAGGACCATAGACTTGAACATGGCTACCATCGGGCGCTGACCCAGCCTTTGCTCCAGGTTGGTGGAGTCGGTGACTGGTCGGTAGCCCTTCAGGCTTTGACCGGGGTTGAAGACAACGGTGTCGACGGCTGCCACACTGTCGACCGGCAGGGAATCTACATTGAGTGAATCAGTCGGCAAGACCATCGTGCTGTCTACCGCTTCGGTCGAATCAGCCGGTTGGGTGTCGGCGCCGAAGGTCGAGGAGCCAATGAATGCCGGCACCACGATCAGCAAGAATAGTTTCATTGATCACACTGCCGCATTGTCACTGAAAGACTTTCAACTGTTTGTCATCGATTTTGATTTCGACCAGGTTGGTCGGCAGTTCGATCAGTTCACCGTCGAGATAAAGAGTCCGTCCCTGTATGGGTTGGATGGTGATAACCGAACCACGGAAGAGCCGGACGTTGGCGCCGTAAAGGAATTTGCCGGAGTGGAGTTGGCGGGCGAATGTCCCCAACTCGCGATGCCCCACTGAAACATCGAAAATAATCTCGGCTCGGCGGTCATCGGTCAGCGAGGCCGGCGACATGGCCAACCCCCCCGCATGCGACAGCAGATTGACATTCAGGAGAGTGGGGGAAATCTCAAAACGGAAAGCATCCACTTTAACCACCAGTTTCTTCGGTTCGATTTTGGACGCGGCCTGACCCACCACACGAGCCCAGCCCATCCCCAGGCGGGGTGTCTTTTGGTCGGCCAGCATCCTGGTTAGATGCGGTATCAGACCCAGCCCGATGGCGCCGAAGAAAGGTTGTCCGGACACGTTGCCGACATCGATCAAGCGAACTTCGCGTCCGGCAATTCTCTTAATACAGGCAGCGGCGCCCAGATCGGTGTAGAGTGAGCGTCCTATATTGTTGAACCGGCCCATCGGCAAGAGTCCGACCGGTATGTCGGCGAACCGGGCGGCCCGCGCTACCAGATTGAAAGTACCGTCACCGCCGCAGGCCACGAGGGAAGTAACCCGACCGCGCCGCTCAAACATTTGCGGCAACAGACGTCGCCCCCGCCGCCGGCCACAGGCCGCCTGAGCTGCGTCCGACAGTTCGTGAGCGCTCTTGGGCCTGATCACAGTATACTGGTCGCCCCGTTTTCGGATCGCGGCGGTCAATCGCTCGATCGGTTCCGGGCGATAGGTAGCGGCGCTTTCGTTCACGATTACGCAGACGTGCCTGCGTGGTTCTGTTTTGCGGCGTGGTCGTTGCATCTGTCTATTATAGTCAAAAAACCGATCTCCGGTAACATTTATAATGTTCGTCTTGCAATCGCCAAGACATCTTACGTTGTGGTAGTCGAGTCTTCAGACTCGGCTACGGCTGCCAACGCGATCTGAAGATCACGCGGGCACGAATAACACACCC
It encodes the following:
- a CDS encoding DUF5683 domain-containing protein; this translates as MKLFLLIVVPAFIGSSTFGADTQPADSTEAVDSTMVLPTDSLNVDSLPVDSVAAVDTVVFNPGQSLKGYRPVTDSTNLEQRLGQRPMVAMFKSMVLPGWGQQGNKRHIKALVYLGLEAWMVGAAFHYHRQVSDFRQLFDETPTENVSLRNDYYTLYQDRKDERSKYTWFAVIVAFVSMFDAYVDAHLSGFPRQDDDVLTISVTPTVDRGVRAILSVGF
- a CDS encoding diacylglycerol kinase family protein, whose translation is MQRPRRKTEPRRHVCVIVNESAATYRPEPIERLTAAIRKRGDQYTVIRPKSAHELSDAAQAACGRRRGRRLLPQMFERRGRVTSLVACGGDGTFNLVARAARFADIPVGLLPMGRFNNIGRSLYTDLGAAACIKRIAGREVRLIDVGNVSGQPFFGAIGLGLIPHLTRMLADQKTPRLGMGWARVVGQAASKIEPKKLVVKVDAFRFEISPTLLNVNLLSHAGGLAMSPASLTDDRRAEIIFDVSVGHRELGTFARQLHSGKFLYGANVRLFRGSVITIQPIQGRTLYLDGELIELPTNLVEIKIDDKQLKVFQ